The sequence below is a genomic window from Cerasicoccus sp. TK19100.
GTGAATGTCGTTGGCCTTACGAGCCAACTGAACATGACCAACCTGCTTGAGGACTTACAGGTTGCCAAGGAACGATATGCCCAAGTTGGAATCAGTGTAAATTTCAACGTTACAACTGCCGATATAACAACCGCTCCTGGAGTCGATGCATCCAATGGAATCGACATTCTTGAGGGCATTGCTATCGTCGGTGCCAATCTGGACAAAAAGAACATACTCAGTAATGAGTTTCTTGCCTTGGTAGATGCCTTTGGAACGCCTGAGGACAACACTGATATCCATGTGTTCGTTGTCGATCAGTTGAATGACCTATTTGAGGGAACAAATCCCAAAGGATTCGCTAGTGTCCTACGTTTTGCCGCAGACATACCAGCGGATGAATACGGTGGCACAGAGGTGCGTCAATTGGGGTATGCAGGCAATGTCATTGTATCTAATGGGTCTAAAACCTTTTTCACGATCGCTCATGAAATTGGGCATATCCTTACAAATCACACGCATTATGGAAATGATTACGCGCAAGGTGAGTTCGCGGACCATAATCTAATGAAGAATGGAACCGCGATAGCGAACCAGTTTACTGCAACGAAGCGACTATATGAATTGCAGCAAACAATGATTGATGAATTTCTCGGCAATCAATAACCGATAGCTATTTCACTCCGCATGAAAGCTTTTTTCAGATATATCGTATTTATTTGTCTGCTGACTTCCATCGCCTTTGGACAGCAGAATGACCCTGTTGAGATCATCAATGAGCTGGTCGAAATGTCCAATCAAGGAGGATCGCCTTCTCTTTACTCTCAAGAATACGCTGTAAGATATACACAATTGATGAAAATTCAGGGGGATTTAAGCGATGACTTGGCACCCCTAATCAGTCCAGATTCACCACCACGGGTAGCTTTACTTGGCATGCGGGTTTTGGATCAGCGAAATCAAATGGACGATAAAGCATTGAAGAATGTCATGGCTCTCACGACCCACAACTATTCAATTCTTGAGCAAGAGGGAGTGAGCAATGAAAACAGTCAAATGGCTGAGAATATGTTCTTCATGTCTGTGAAGGTGCTCAGTGAGCGTATGAATCCCGCGATAGAAGACTACTTGTTGCAATACACAAGCTCTCCAATTGAAAAGGTCAGAATTTCAACGATGCGCTCACTCGCTGATAATGGCTCTAGTCGGGTGATTCCAAAAATAGAGGAGGCCTTGAAGAATTCTTCTGGTGAAGCGCGCAAACACATGGCCTACAGTTTACAAATTGCGCGCGATAATAATGTATCTCCTTCGGGTAATGCTGTTGATTCTGCTACCGATCGCGTAGAGCCCGCCTTTGAGTCCTCCAGAACGGGCGAAGCAGCCATCTCTGACCATGAAATTTCCCATGAATCCAGTTCCCCAATTGAGGAAACGCCAGACGATGGCACCACCGCTCAGAATGCAAATGAAGATAGCCCTTCAAATTTGCTGTTTTGGTTGCTGGCCGTTATCGCTATTAGCGTTGTAGTCGTAATACTTGTGAGAAAATCGAAGAGCAGGAGCAGTAATGCGTGAATTTCCACCAAGATATCCGATGACGAAGAGTCTCACGATTTTACTTCTTGCGCTGGCATCTGTGCCAACGATTCAGGCATCGTTGAATGTTGAATACAGCTATACTTATGGCTTTGACTTCATGATTCCAGAAGGGGCTGAAAGTGACCTCAACCATACGAGCACGGAGTCGCCGCCAGGTGGCAATCCTGTCGAAATCACTGAAGAACTTTATGGCTGGTCTCAAACCGGAGCGGACTTCAATTCTTTGATGGTGAATCAGGCAGTCAGCCATAATCTGAATGACCAGTCTCCATCGAGTTTTTCAAGCAACCTTGACCTTTATCGCCATGTAACTGTTTCAGGGGATACGAGTGTTGTATCAACTTATGCAGAGAGGTATGACATAACCAGCAGTGGCGACTTCTCTCTCAATTATTTCAATGGATGGGACACCCCCGATAATTCATTTATTGGGTTTGAAATCTGGGATGTGACCCATGATGCGCTGCTTTTTGAGCAATTTGGTTCTGGTTTCATCACTCAACAGTTCGAGGGCTTTCAAGTTACATCAAATCAGGCTTACTTTGAAGGGCACTCATTCCTTGGAG
It includes:
- a CDS encoding HEAT repeat domain-containing protein; its protein translation is MKAFFRYIVFICLLTSIAFGQQNDPVEIINELVEMSNQGGSPSLYSQEYAVRYTQLMKIQGDLSDDLAPLISPDSPPRVALLGMRVLDQRNQMDDKALKNVMALTTHNYSILEQEGVSNENSQMAENMFFMSVKVLSERMNPAIEDYLLQYTSSPIEKVRISTMRSLADNGSSRVIPKIEEALKNSSGEARKHMAYSLQIARDNNVSPSGNAVDSATDRVEPAFESSRTGEAAISDHEISHESSSPIEETPDDGTTAQNANEDSPSNLLFWLLAVIAISVVVVILVRKSKSRSSNA